One part of the Gemmatimonas sp. genome encodes these proteins:
- a CDS encoding zinc dependent phospholipase C family protein: MSVRPRARVPWAACLLLALLALVATPAEAWAWTPGTHVFLGDALLRHLSLVPPHIGALLAAYPADFLYGSIAADTSIAKKYAEVGRHCHSWHVGMEIHDKANPPALQAFALGYLAHLAADVVAHNFFVPRQLAVTSSTSALGHSYWESRIDTHLGDPWPRRARELLRLDHSPADQHLDRILSPTLFGTPTNRRIFRGMVYVTDTESWQRIFQLVSENSRWDLADADVGRYLARAFDYIVDLLNRWDRSEPFTFDPSGDTPLREAKRVRRQARREGGDMRAALEADRMFGMPVTPLRHALDLPAPLFSPRERPATG, translated from the coding sequence GTGAGCGTGCGGCCACGCGCCAGGGTGCCGTGGGCGGCATGCCTGCTGCTGGCGCTGCTTGCCCTGGTCGCGACACCGGCCGAGGCCTGGGCGTGGACGCCGGGGACGCACGTCTTTCTCGGCGATGCGCTGCTTCGCCATCTCTCGCTGGTTCCGCCGCACATCGGTGCCCTGCTTGCTGCGTATCCGGCCGACTTTCTGTACGGGTCGATTGCGGCGGACACGAGCATTGCCAAGAAGTACGCCGAGGTCGGTCGGCATTGCCACTCGTGGCATGTGGGCATGGAGATCCACGACAAAGCGAACCCTCCGGCCTTGCAGGCCTTCGCGCTCGGGTATCTGGCGCATCTGGCCGCCGACGTGGTGGCCCACAACTTCTTCGTGCCCCGCCAGCTGGCGGTGACCTCGAGTACGAGTGCGCTGGGGCACAGCTACTGGGAAAGCCGCATCGACACCCACCTTGGCGATCCGTGGCCCCGCCGAGCCCGGGAACTGCTGCGGCTCGATCATTCGCCGGCCGACCAGCACCTCGATCGCATCCTCAGCCCCACGCTGTTTGGTACGCCCACCAATCGCCGGATCTTCCGCGGCATGGTGTACGTGACCGACACCGAATCGTGGCAGCGGATCTTTCAGCTGGTTTCCGAGAACAGTCGCTGGGATCTGGCCGACGCCGACGTCGGCCGCTATCTGGCCCGCGCCTTCGACTACATCGTGGACCTGCTGAATCGTTGGGACCGCAGTGAGCCGTTCACCTTCGATCCATCGGGTGATACACCGCTCCGCGAAGCCAAGCGGGTACGGCGGCAGGCGCGACGGGAGGGCGGCGATATGCGCGCGGCGCTCGAGGCCGACCGCATGTTCGGCATGCCGGTCACCCCGTTGCGCCACGCCCTCGATCTTCCTGCCCCGTTGTTCAGCCCCCGCGAGCGGCCAGCAACTGGTTGA
- the infB gene encoding translation initiation factor IF-2, translating to MTKLRVHDMAGEFGISADEVIALLRQMDVPVRSHLSLLTDDQVSRIRARWEREKRLRAEKAQPAPAAAPRRRRTTAAEAVATPELEAASPTPAVRRRRAADVAEHHEPEVAAAETAAAAAPAAPEPTPDIVPVPARKPERPAVEAAAPAETPAAPAAVPAPVASAPPAADTRPPVTDLPAAVPAPAEPPRKLETPAPVTFVAPELPPAAAVTPAAPAAAPVPATGAEPVAAAPAAPAAPSLPADRPRPRPVVPGAPRPRPVASASPNFGSARPIASAAPGGGLSQGQRRDDRRPGGAPPQHGGGQHAGTGTGGQQQGGGMAQPGGQNQQRRGKKGKRGAVDQEAVSANITKTMTAMRGAPTRGRPGRRFGAEMRAEAEEQRQAAAERERKTVRVNEFITVSELAQILGISATQIVGFAFKSLGLMVTINQRLDFDQIELIAGEFGFQAVKESDYAADVPDQGEEDREEDLRPRPPVVTIMGHVDHGKTSLLDYIRKANVVAGEAGGITQHIGAYHVEVAGKRLITFLDTPGHEAFTAMRARGAQVTDIVVIVIAADDQVMPQTIEAISHAKSAGVPIIIAINKVDLPTANIEKVKQDLLQHEVVLEDFGGTVLHSEISAKKGTGVAELLDQILLQADILELKANPNRRAVGSVVEAQLDQGKGPVATVLVQNGTLKVGDDYICGIHSGRVRAMLDERGKQVKQAGPAIPVQILGLTGVPMAGDQLLVVDDATAAREIAQRRERLDREAKSRRTTRGVVSLEDFMSQASAGQKRQLRLVIKADQGGPAEALADALQQLSNSEVQVEIIHRAVGAIAESDILLAKAAGAIIIGFHVRPDNNARNAAEREGVDIKLYRIIYEAVADVKAALEGMLRPEEREVVFGEAEVRETFKVARVGTIAGTIVRSGIINRKGRIRVIRDGIEIYDGAIASLRRFKDDVNEVKEGYECGIGIENFNDLKIGDVFECYRTEEVARTLDQASKA from the coding sequence TTGACCAAGCTTCGTGTGCATGACATGGCGGGTGAGTTCGGCATCTCGGCGGACGAGGTGATCGCACTGCTGCGCCAGATGGATGTCCCGGTTCGCAGCCATTTGTCGCTGCTGACCGATGATCAGGTCTCGCGAATTCGCGCCCGCTGGGAGCGCGAGAAGCGGCTGCGCGCCGAAAAGGCGCAGCCGGCGCCTGCGGCCGCTCCGCGCCGTCGTCGCACGACGGCGGCAGAAGCGGTGGCCACTCCCGAGCTCGAAGCCGCGTCGCCCACGCCGGCCGTGCGCCGGCGTCGCGCCGCCGACGTTGCCGAGCACCACGAGCCCGAGGTCGCGGCCGCCGAAACTGCCGCGGCCGCCGCGCCGGCCGCGCCGGAGCCGACTCCCGACATCGTGCCCGTCCCGGCGCGGAAGCCGGAGCGTCCGGCCGTCGAAGCCGCCGCGCCCGCAGAGACACCGGCGGCGCCTGCCGCGGTACCGGCGCCCGTCGCATCCGCCCCGCCGGCGGCGGACACGCGGCCGCCCGTCACGGATCTGCCCGCTGCCGTGCCCGCGCCGGCGGAACCTCCGCGGAAGCTGGAGACGCCCGCGCCGGTCACGTTCGTCGCCCCCGAGCTGCCGCCGGCGGCAGCGGTGACACCGGCCGCACCGGCTGCGGCGCCGGTTCCGGCTACCGGCGCAGAGCCGGTCGCCGCCGCACCGGCCGCCCCAGCGGCTCCGAGTCTGCCGGCAGACCGCCCGCGCCCGCGGCCGGTCGTGCCCGGTGCGCCGCGTCCGCGGCCGGTGGCCAGCGCCAGCCCCAACTTCGGCTCAGCGCGTCCCATTGCCTCCGCCGCGCCTGGCGGTGGACTGTCGCAGGGCCAGCGCCGCGACGATCGTCGTCCCGGCGGGGCACCGCCGCAGCATGGCGGCGGCCAGCACGCCGGAACCGGTACCGGTGGGCAGCAGCAGGGGGGCGGAATGGCCCAGCCCGGCGGCCAGAACCAGCAGCGTCGCGGGAAGAAGGGCAAGCGCGGGGCGGTCGACCAGGAAGCCGTGTCGGCCAACATCACCAAGACCATGACCGCCATGCGCGGCGCGCCCACGCGCGGTCGCCCGGGGCGTCGCTTCGGTGCCGAAATGCGCGCCGAGGCCGAGGAACAGCGGCAGGCGGCGGCGGAGCGCGAGCGCAAGACGGTGCGCGTCAACGAGTTCATCACCGTCTCCGAACTCGCGCAGATTCTGGGCATTTCCGCCACGCAGATCGTAGGCTTCGCTTTCAAGTCGCTCGGGCTGATGGTTACCATCAACCAGCGGCTCGACTTCGACCAGATCGAGCTCATCGCTGGCGAGTTCGGCTTCCAGGCCGTCAAGGAATCCGACTATGCCGCCGATGTCCCCGATCAGGGTGAAGAGGACCGCGAGGAAGATCTGCGCCCGCGCCCGCCGGTCGTCACCATCATGGGGCACGTCGATCACGGCAAGACGTCGCTGCTCGACTACATCCGCAAGGCGAACGTCGTGGCCGGCGAGGCCGGTGGCATCACGCAGCACATCGGTGCCTACCACGTGGAGGTCGCCGGCAAGCGCCTCATCACCTTCCTCGATACCCCGGGTCACGAAGCGTTCACCGCGATGCGTGCCCGCGGTGCGCAGGTCACCGACATCGTCGTCATCGTCATTGCCGCCGACGACCAGGTGATGCCGCAGACCATCGAAGCGATCTCGCACGCCAAGAGTGCCGGTGTTCCCATCATCATCGCCATCAACAAGGTCGATCTGCCGACGGCGAACATCGAGAAGGTGAAGCAGGACCTCCTGCAGCACGAAGTCGTGCTCGAAGACTTCGGCGGCACGGTCCTGCACTCGGAAATCTCGGCCAAGAAGGGCACCGGCGTGGCCGAGCTGCTCGATCAGATCCTGTTGCAGGCCGATATCCTCGAGCTCAAGGCCAACCCCAACCGCCGCGCCGTCGGCTCCGTGGTGGAAGCCCAGCTCGACCAGGGCAAGGGCCCCGTGGCTACGGTGCTCGTGCAGAATGGCACGCTCAAGGTGGGTGACGACTACATCTGTGGTATCCACTCCGGCCGCGTGCGCGCCATGCTCGACGAGCGTGGCAAGCAGGTGAAGCAGGCCGGGCCGGCCATTCCGGTGCAGATCCTCGGTCTCACCGGCGTGCCTATGGCGGGCGATCAGCTGCTGGTGGTCGATGATGCCACCGCTGCGCGCGAAATCGCGCAGCGTCGTGAGCGGCTCGATCGGGAGGCCAAGAGCCGTCGCACCACGCGCGGCGTGGTCTCGCTCGAGGATTTCATGTCCCAGGCCTCGGCTGGCCAGAAGCGCCAGCTGCGACTCGTCATCAAGGCCGATCAGGGCGGGCCGGCGGAAGCCCTCGCCGACGCGCTGCAGCAGCTGTCCAACAGCGAAGTCCAGGTGGAGATCATCCACCGCGCGGTCGGTGCCATTGCCGAAAGCGACATCCTGCTCGCGAAGGCGGCCGGCGCGATCATCATCGGCTTCCATGTGCGACCGGACAACAACGCACGCAACGCGGCGGAACGCGAGGGCGTCGACATCAAGCTGTATCGCATCATCTACGAGGCAGTCGCCGATGTGAAGGCGGCGCTCGAGGGGATGCTGCGTCCGGAAGAGCGGGAAGTGGTCTTCGGCGAAGCGGAAGTCCGTGAAACGTTCAAGGTGGCCCGCGTCGGAACCATCGCCGGTACCATCGTGCGCTCCGGCATCATCAACCGGAAGGGGCGCATCCGCGTCATCCGCGATGGGATCGAGATCTACGACGGGGCCATCGCCTCGCTGCGTCGCTTCAAGGATGACGTCAACGAGGTCAAGGAAGGCTACGAGTGCGGTATCGGCATCGAGAACTTCAACGATCTCAAGATCGGGGACGTCTTCGAGTGCTACCGCACGGAGGAAGTAGCGCGTACGCTCGATCAGGCCTCCAAGGCCTGA
- a CDS encoding polyphenol oxidase family protein, with product MTPRTLHLAEPVDGLPPGIRGWTTTKANGSFGLGSDEPVGAVMGRWGALLADLGDLGVERLATAHQVHGAEVMTHGAGWRGWLRGMEADGHVSVARGTALAVTVADCTPVLLWHPGGAIAALHAGWRGTAAEILDRGLDALASLGFPEEECTIWLGPSICGQCYEVGPEVLRAVHGGAHHGKGLLDVRAALARQAARRRVATVRTSSGCSRCDTARYFSHRSGDAGRMLGIIALT from the coding sequence ATGACGCCGCGCACCCTTCATCTCGCCGAGCCGGTCGACGGGTTGCCACCTGGTATCCGCGGGTGGACCACGACCAAGGCCAACGGGTCGTTCGGCCTGGGGAGCGACGAACCGGTCGGCGCCGTCATGGGGCGGTGGGGGGCGCTGCTGGCGGACCTCGGCGACCTCGGGGTGGAGCGGCTGGCCACGGCACATCAGGTGCACGGTGCCGAGGTGATGACGCACGGTGCCGGGTGGCGCGGGTGGCTTCGTGGGATGGAAGCGGACGGTCACGTGAGCGTTGCTCGCGGCACCGCGCTCGCGGTCACGGTAGCCGACTGCACACCGGTTCTGCTGTGGCACCCGGGGGGTGCGATTGCCGCCCTGCATGCCGGATGGCGCGGGACCGCCGCTGAGATCCTCGACCGGGGGCTCGATGCGCTCGCGTCGCTCGGCTTCCCTGAAGAGGAATGCACGATCTGGCTGGGCCCGTCCATTTGTGGCCAGTGCTACGAGGTGGGGCCTGAGGTGCTGCGGGCCGTTCACGGTGGGGCGCATCACGGCAAGGGGCTGCTCGATGTCCGAGCGGCCCTCGCTAGACAGGCGGCTCGACGGCGTGTCGCCACGGTACGAACGTCATCAGGGTGTTCGCGCTGTGACACTGCGCGCTACTTCTCGCACCGCAGCGGCGACGCGGGCCGCATGCTGGGCATCATCGCCCTGACATGA
- the rimP gene encoding ribosome maturation factor RimP → MSESIEPIVAQELDTLGFDLVELRRGGSKARPVLEIRIDRRDGEKITIDDCARASRALEARLEADALVAEQYVLEVSSPGADRPLRNAAEWRRFIGRRATVTSPLLAGGKQEVEILALDGEAGAEVALVRDPKGREVQVPLREITQARLAFHWKR, encoded by the coding sequence GTGAGCGAGTCCATCGAACCCATTGTCGCGCAAGAACTTGACACGTTGGGCTTCGACCTGGTCGAGCTACGGCGGGGTGGGTCCAAAGCCCGTCCCGTGCTGGAAATCCGGATCGATCGGCGAGACGGCGAAAAGATCACGATCGACGACTGCGCGCGGGCGTCCCGGGCTCTCGAAGCGCGGCTGGAGGCCGACGCGCTGGTTGCCGAGCAGTATGTGTTGGAGGTGTCGTCTCCGGGTGCGGATCGTCCGCTCCGGAACGCCGCGGAATGGCGCCGGTTTATTGGACGTCGGGCCACGGTGACGAGCCCTTTGCTGGCAGGTGGAAAACAGGAAGTCGAGATTCTCGCGCTCGATGGCGAGGCAGGCGCTGAGGTCGCGTTGGTGCGGGATCCGAAGGGGCGGGAGGTGCAGGTGCCGCTTCGTGAGATCACGCAGGCGCGATTGGCGTTTCACTGGAAACGATAG
- a CDS encoding bifunctional riboflavin kinase/FAD synthetase gives MRPLGEPIGLPLEHGAVVTVGTFDGVHRGHQDVLATLVRRAAEQSLPSVVVTFDPHPLEVVNPAAAPPLLTLTNEKLAMFAQSGVSYVAVLPFTPRLAALEAEQFVDDVLLGRFALRELLVGHDHGFGRGRLGDIEVLRQLGRRRGFQVTVLPPVHTPDGHAISSTAIRRAVAGGDLARAALGLGRPYSISGRIVRGDQRGRTIGYPTLNLEPLPDRKLLPPDGVYAVRVQLPAGEYGGMLNLGPRPTVGDFHRRIETHVFDATGDWYGAHVRLDFVGRLRGTRPFAGLGALKAQLAEDEAQARVALATARPAAPLS, from the coding sequence ATGAGACCGCTTGGCGAACCGATCGGTCTGCCGCTGGAACATGGCGCCGTGGTCACCGTGGGCACCTTCGACGGCGTACATCGGGGCCATCAGGATGTGCTGGCCACCCTCGTGCGCCGGGCTGCGGAGCAGTCGTTGCCCAGCGTGGTCGTGACCTTCGATCCGCATCCCCTCGAGGTGGTCAACCCGGCCGCCGCACCGCCGCTCCTCACCCTCACCAACGAGAAGCTGGCCATGTTCGCCCAGTCGGGCGTCTCGTATGTGGCGGTCCTCCCCTTCACGCCGCGCCTTGCGGCGCTCGAGGCCGAGCAGTTCGTTGACGATGTGCTGCTGGGCCGGTTTGCCCTGCGCGAACTGCTGGTGGGGCACGACCACGGTTTCGGTCGCGGACGCCTGGGGGACATCGAGGTGCTCCGGCAATTGGGGCGCCGGCGGGGATTTCAGGTCACCGTGCTCCCCCCGGTGCATACGCCCGATGGGCACGCCATCAGCTCGACGGCCATCCGCCGCGCCGTCGCTGGCGGTGACCTGGCGCGCGCCGCATTGGGGCTTGGACGTCCGTACAGCATTTCGGGGCGCATCGTCCGAGGCGACCAGCGGGGGCGTACCATCGGCTATCCCACGCTCAACCTCGAACCCCTCCCCGATCGCAAGCTGCTCCCCCCCGACGGGGTGTATGCCGTGCGGGTCCAGCTGCCGGCCGGCGAGTACGGCGGCATGCTCAACCTCGGGCCACGTCCCACGGTGGGGGACTTCCACCGGCGCATCGAAACGCACGTGTTCGATGCCACCGGCGACTGGTACGGTGCCCACGTGCGTCTCGATTTCGTGGGGCGGTTGCGCGGGACCCGCCCGTTCGCGGGGCTGGGGGCCCTCAAGGCACAGCTGGCCGAAGATGAAGCGCAGGCGCGGGTGGCACTGGCTACCGCGCGACCCGCTGCGCCCCTAAGTTAA
- the rbfA gene encoding 30S ribosome-binding factor RbfA has protein sequence MGEPRRPDRVAEAIREQVATFLAEGAKDPRIKAFVTVTAVDVTRDLRHATVFVSLMGDEAEKKSTTEGLASVASHLRSVLGKTLRLRSAPEIHFRTDESVARASRIESLLAQIRDERDQREQEPTGDDATAAPGAPES, from the coding sequence ATGGGCGAACCGCGGCGTCCCGACCGCGTCGCCGAAGCGATTCGTGAACAGGTCGCGACCTTCCTGGCGGAAGGCGCGAAGGATCCACGCATCAAGGCGTTCGTCACCGTGACGGCGGTGGATGTAACGCGCGATCTTCGGCACGCGACGGTCTTCGTCAGCCTCATGGGCGACGAAGCCGAGAAGAAGTCCACGACGGAGGGGCTGGCCAGCGTGGCCAGCCACCTGCGCTCGGTGCTTGGCAAAACGCTCCGGCTGCGATCGGCTCCGGAGATCCACTTCCGTACCGACGAAAGCGTGGCGCGCGCGTCGCGCATCGAGAGTCTGCTGGCGCAGATTCGCGATGAGCGCGATCAGCGTGAGCAGGAACCAACGGGCGACGACGCCACCGCCGCCCCGGGCGCGCCGGAATCCTGA
- a CDS encoding ribosomal L7Ae/L30e/S12e/Gadd45 family protein has translation MSEADGGSSPLTDTVRRKVLGLVGLGARGRLVVVGAEQVRLAAQKGSVQLVLVARDVSRHSLDKVVPVLRARGVEMVEWPSAAELGGAVGRDITAAIGIVDQALARGIRGAVAGAAPAGDATRVSR, from the coding sequence GTGAGTGAAGCAGACGGCGGGTCGTCCCCGCTGACCGACACGGTGCGCCGCAAGGTGCTCGGGCTGGTCGGTCTGGGGGCGAGAGGCCGGTTGGTGGTGGTGGGCGCAGAGCAGGTGCGGCTCGCCGCGCAGAAGGGCAGTGTGCAATTGGTGCTGGTGGCGCGCGACGTGTCCCGGCACTCGCTCGACAAGGTGGTGCCGGTCCTCCGGGCCCGGGGGGTGGAGATGGTGGAGTGGCCGAGTGCGGCCGAGTTGGGAGGCGCTGTGGGACGGGACATCACGGCGGCCATAGGGATCGTAGATCAGGCGCTGGCGCGCGGAATCCGTGGCGCCGTAGCCGGGGCAGCCCCGGCAGGCGACGCGACGCGCGTTTCGCGGTAG
- the murA gene encoding UDP-N-acetylglucosamine 1-carboxyvinyltransferase, whose amino-acid sequence MSAVQYIVEGGQRLQGSIRPAGNKNAALPIVAAALITDQPVQLHNVPRIRDIETLVELIRTTGADCEWTGENSLRIHAQTVRAADLDPAMCARIRASILLAAPLLARCGTVTLSPPGGDVIGRRRLDTHFHVLQALGATYELGARFRFDTAGLIGADVFLDEPSVTATENALVAAVAARGRTTLRNAASEPHVQDLARFLVALGARIEGIGSNVYTIEGGLPLGGATHEIGPDHIEVGSFIGLAAVTRSALRIERAGVEHLRSTLLGFEKLGISCVVEGDDLLVPAEQSRRMQTDLGGHVAKLEDQPWPAFPADTMSIAIVAATQCEGMILFHEKMFESRLYFTDKLVGMGARIVLCDPHRAIVSGPTQLRGGTVESPDIRAGMAMLLAALCADGTSIINNAQQIERGYERIESRLGALGARIRRVELSAH is encoded by the coding sequence ATGTCTGCGGTCCAATACATCGTTGAAGGTGGTCAGCGCCTCCAGGGGTCGATTCGCCCCGCGGGCAACAAGAATGCCGCGCTCCCGATCGTCGCGGCGGCACTCATTACCGACCAGCCGGTACAGTTGCATAACGTGCCGCGCATCCGCGACATCGAAACGCTGGTGGAGCTCATTCGTACCACCGGTGCCGATTGCGAATGGACCGGCGAGAACTCCCTCCGCATCCATGCCCAGACGGTGCGCGCGGCCGATCTCGACCCCGCCATGTGTGCCCGCATTCGGGCGTCCATCCTGCTTGCGGCGCCGCTGCTGGCGCGCTGCGGTACCGTCACGCTGTCGCCACCGGGTGGCGATGTCATTGGCCGCCGGCGTCTCGACACGCACTTCCATGTGCTGCAGGCGCTGGGGGCCACGTATGAGCTCGGGGCGCGCTTCCGTTTCGACACCGCCGGGCTGATCGGCGCCGACGTCTTTCTCGACGAGCCCAGCGTCACCGCCACGGAAAACGCGCTGGTGGCGGCCGTCGCCGCCCGGGGGCGCACGACGTTGCGTAATGCCGCGAGTGAACCGCACGTGCAGGATCTGGCACGCTTCCTCGTGGCGCTGGGCGCGCGCATCGAGGGGATCGGGTCCAACGTGTATACCATCGAGGGGGGGCTACCGCTGGGCGGCGCGACGCACGAGATCGGCCCGGATCACATCGAAGTGGGGTCATTCATCGGGCTCGCGGCGGTCACACGGTCCGCGCTGCGCATCGAGCGGGCAGGGGTGGAGCATCTGCGGAGCACCTTGCTGGGATTCGAGAAGCTCGGCATCAGCTGCGTGGTGGAGGGCGACGATCTCCTCGTCCCGGCGGAACAGTCGCGACGCATGCAGACGGATCTGGGCGGACATGTGGCCAAGCTCGAGGACCAGCCGTGGCCGGCGTTCCCGGCGGACACCATGTCCATCGCCATCGTCGCCGCCACCCAGTGCGAAGGCATGATCCTCTTCCACGAGAAGATGTTCGAATCGCGTCTCTACTTCACCGACAAGCTGGTGGGCATGGGCGCGCGCATCGTCCTGTGTGATCCGCACCGCGCCATCGTGTCGGGGCCCACGCAACTGCGCGGGGGAACCGTGGAATCGCCCGACATCCGCGCGGGCATGGCGATGCTGCTGGCCGCGCTCTGTGCCGATGGGACGAGCATCATCAACAACGCACAGCAGATCGAGCGTGGGTATGAGCGCATCGAGTCGCGGCTCGGCGCCTTGGGTGCCCGCATCAGGCGGGTCGAGTTGAGCGCCCACTGA
- the nusA gene encoding transcription termination factor NusA: MAGSAEILTALRELSNLKQITREELHGLLQDGILAALAKKHGANVQAEIEIDEAKGAIRIVLLKTVVDEVTDESREVTVEEARFMDPEFQVGDVMEIPVDFMEFGRTAVQAAKQRIIQRVREGERTRIRDEFAGRVGDLLSGEVQQIERGKLVVMLNKFREAEAIIPYREQNHREHYHQGEPVRAVLKRVEDTPKGPRLILSRSDALFVQALFKLEVPEIQQGIVEIKAAAREVGSRTKIAVTSRDEAVDPVGACVGLKGARVQAVVNELGGERIDIVPWSPDPERFAKLALAPARVARVFSDAVSRTIQAVVDEDQLSLAIGRNGQNVRLASELTGWKIDLYSSREWMEKGGESPLFAPLPDDAEADVPLNEIEGLETATVAVLAEAGYRTLNDILDLDRDDLLRLPGIAPEEADRIMAIIDELTTEDDEDGRGA, from the coding sequence ATGGCCGGATCGGCGGAAATTCTCACAGCGTTACGTGAGCTGTCGAACCTCAAGCAGATCACGCGCGAGGAGCTGCACGGGCTTCTCCAGGACGGCATTCTTGCCGCCCTGGCCAAGAAGCACGGGGCCAACGTCCAGGCGGAAATCGAGATCGACGAAGCCAAGGGCGCCATTCGCATCGTGCTGCTCAAGACGGTCGTGGACGAGGTCACCGACGAATCGCGCGAGGTGACCGTCGAGGAAGCACGCTTCATGGATCCGGAATTCCAGGTCGGCGACGTCATGGAAATCCCGGTCGATTTCATGGAGTTCGGGCGCACGGCGGTTCAGGCGGCGAAGCAGCGCATCATCCAGCGGGTTCGCGAAGGCGAGCGCACGCGTATCCGCGACGAGTTCGCGGGGCGGGTGGGTGACCTGCTGTCGGGTGAGGTCCAGCAGATCGAGCGCGGCAAACTGGTGGTTATGCTCAACAAGTTCCGGGAGGCCGAGGCCATCATCCCGTACCGTGAGCAGAATCATCGGGAGCACTACCATCAGGGCGAGCCGGTGCGCGCCGTGCTCAAGCGGGTCGAGGATACGCCCAAGGGGCCGCGCCTCATTCTGAGCCGCTCCGACGCCCTCTTCGTGCAGGCGCTGTTCAAGCTCGAGGTGCCGGAGATCCAGCAGGGGATCGTGGAGATCAAGGCCGCGGCGCGCGAAGTCGGTAGCCGCACCAAGATCGCGGTCACGTCGCGTGATGAAGCGGTCGATCCGGTCGGTGCGTGCGTGGGCCTCAAGGGCGCTCGGGTGCAGGCGGTCGTGAATGAACTGGGCGGCGAGCGCATCGACATCGTGCCGTGGTCTCCCGATCCGGAACGGTTCGCCAAGCTGGCGCTGGCGCCGGCGCGGGTGGCGCGGGTGTTCAGCGATGCGGTGTCGCGCACCATTCAGGCCGTCGTCGACGAGGACCAACTGTCGCTGGCGATCGGTCGCAACGGGCAGAACGTGCGACTGGCGTCCGAACTGACGGGGTGGAAGATCGACCTGTACTCGAGCCGGGAGTGGATGGAAAAGGGTGGGGAATCGCCCCTCTTCGCGCCGCTGCCGGATGACGCCGAAGCCGACGTGCCGCTCAACGAAATCGAGGGGCTCGAAACGGCGACGGTCGCGGTGCTGGCCGAAGCGGGATACCGTACCCTCAACGACATTCTCGATCTCGATCGGGATGATCTGCTGCGATTGCCCGGCATTGCGCCCGAGGAGGCCGATCGCATCATGGCCATCATCGACGAGCTCACCACCGAGGATGACGAGGACGGTCGCGGGGCGTGA
- the truB gene encoding tRNA pseudouridine(55) synthase TruB gives MSVGPPSPPSPLTSGLLYVDKPAGLSSHDVVSVVRRAARSRRVGHAGTLDPFATGLLVLAIGPCTRLLPYLVGEPKVYEAVIRFGHETDSDDATGVPTRTASPPPVEWLTEMGNAVRRTAEAGLTGRIAQIPPAFSAKHVDGVRAYALARKGRHVDLPPVEIAVDGWEWLQGSADRLHTRIRCGSGTYIRALARDLGRALGSAAHCEALRRVASGPAQVADAVAWSMLVPGAIADGAVTLRSPLAALGAVAHQPLDADQLRDLRHGRPLRATVDGERAALLRDDEVVAMAIRTGSDRWQPRVVLLGDNAS, from the coding sequence GTGTCGGTGGGGCCACCGTCACCGCCCTCGCCGCTCACCTCCGGCTTGCTCTACGTTGACAAGCCGGCCGGTTTGTCCTCGCATGATGTCGTGAGCGTTGTACGCCGTGCGGCGCGCAGCCGGCGCGTGGGCCATGCCGGCACGCTCGATCCGTTCGCCACCGGTCTGCTGGTGCTCGCGATCGGCCCCTGTACGCGCCTGCTGCCGTACCTCGTGGGAGAACCCAAGGTGTACGAGGCCGTCATCCGCTTCGGCCACGAGACGGACAGCGACGACGCCACGGGTGTGCCCACGCGCACGGCATCGCCCCCCCCAGTCGAGTGGCTCACCGAGATGGGCAACGCCGTGCGCCGTACCGCCGAGGCTGGCCTCACGGGGCGCATCGCGCAGATCCCACCGGCATTCTCCGCCAAGCATGTCGATGGGGTGCGCGCGTACGCCCTGGCCAGAAAGGGCAGGCACGTCGACCTGCCGCCCGTTGAGATCGCGGTGGACGGTTGGGAATGGCTGCAGGGCAGCGCCGACCGCCTCCACACCCGCATCCGCTGCGGGAGCGGGACCTACATTCGCGCCCTCGCCCGTGACCTGGGACGTGCGCTGGGCTCTGCGGCCCACTGCGAAGCGTTGCGCCGGGTGGCGAGTGGCCCCGCGCAGGTGGCCGATGCTGTCGCGTGGAGCATGCTGGTGCCCGGTGCCATCGCCGACGGCGCCGTCACGCTGCGGTCACCGCTGGCCGCGCTGGGCGCGGTGGCGCACCAGCCACTCGACGCCGACCAACTGCGCGATCTGCGGCACGGGCGGCCACTGCGCGCCACCGTCGATGGGGAGCGGGCCGCACTGTTGCGTGATGACGAGGTGGTGGCCATGGCCATCCGTACAGGCTCCGACCGTTGGCAGCCGCGTGTGGTCCTGTTGGGGGATAACGCGTCATGA